In the genome of Xanthocytophaga agilis, one region contains:
- the dnaJ gene encoding molecular chaperone DnaJ — translation MTKRDYYDILGVSKTASEEEIKKAYRKLAIKYHPDKNPDDPSAEDKFKEAAEAYEVLSDAQKRQRYDQFGHQGVNGGGGFNGGGFSDVNDIFSRFGDIFGDSPFGDFFGGGGRGGKRVRKGDSLRIKLKLNLEEVANGIEKKIKVKRYTSCNTCGGNGAKGGTALKTCSTCQGSGQVRRAVNTMLGQMISTSTCPTCNGEGSIVSDRCEVCHGEGRQLTEETISVRIPAGVADGMQLNMAGKGNVPPRGGVAGDLLILIEEEDNELLKRDGDNVVFDLYVNFADAALGTSVEVPTIEGKVKIKIDAGTQSGKILRLKDKGIRSINGYGRGDQLIYVNVWTPQQLSREESEILEKFRTAHNFQPRPSKNEKGFFDRMKEFFQ, via the coding sequence ATGACAAAACGAGATTATTACGACATACTGGGAGTAAGTAAGACTGCTTCGGAAGAGGAGATAAAAAAGGCTTATCGTAAGTTAGCTATCAAATATCACCCCGACAAAAATCCGGATGATCCTTCTGCAGAAGATAAGTTTAAAGAAGCTGCTGAAGCGTATGAAGTGCTGAGTGATGCTCAAAAGCGTCAGCGGTATGACCAGTTTGGGCATCAGGGCGTAAATGGTGGAGGTGGCTTCAATGGTGGAGGCTTCTCAGATGTCAATGACATTTTTTCACGTTTTGGAGATATTTTCGGTGACAGTCCGTTTGGTGATTTCTTTGGTGGAGGTGGCCGTGGTGGCAAGCGGGTCCGTAAAGGAGATAGCTTGCGCATCAAGCTTAAACTGAATCTGGAAGAAGTAGCTAACGGTATTGAGAAAAAAATAAAAGTAAAGCGTTATACCAGTTGTAATACCTGTGGTGGAAATGGAGCCAAAGGTGGTACTGCACTTAAAACCTGTTCCACCTGTCAGGGGTCAGGTCAGGTACGTCGTGCTGTAAATACCATGCTGGGACAAATGATTTCAACCAGTACCTGTCCAACCTGTAACGGGGAAGGCTCTATTGTATCTGATCGTTGTGAGGTTTGTCATGGAGAAGGTCGTCAGCTGACAGAAGAAACTATTTCGGTACGTATTCCTGCCGGAGTAGCGGATGGTATGCAGCTAAATATGGCTGGAAAAGGTAACGTTCCTCCAAGAGGTGGTGTAGCAGGTGATCTATTGATTCTGATTGAAGAAGAAGACAATGAATTACTCAAACGGGATGGTGACAATGTGGTATTTGATCTGTATGTAAACTTTGCAGATGCTGCATTGGGAACAAGTGTAGAAGTACCTACCATCGAAGGAAAAGTAAAAATAAAGATAGATGCAGGTACTCAAAGTGGAAAAATCCTTCGTCTGAAAGACAAAGGAATCCGGAGCATCAATGGATACGGCAGAGGTGATCAGTTAATTTATGTAAATGTATGGACTCCTCAGCAGCTATCACGCGAAGAAAGTGAGATTCTGGAAAAATTCCGTACAGCTCATAATTTCCAGCCTCGTCCTTCCAAAAATGAAAAAGGATTCTTTGATCGTATGAAAGAATTTTTTCAATAA
- the recJ gene encoding single-stranded-DNA-specific exonuclease RecJ, translating to MENRWIIKSTPSEETIQSLTTAINVSRASAQLLTQRGISEFEKAKLFFRPSLSHLHDPFIMQDMDKAVKRLEQAIGNNESIMVYGDYDVDGTTSVAIVYGFLQQFHSNLSFYIPDRYNEGYGVSRQGIDYAHKTGVSLIICLDCGIKSGELVSYAQTLGIDFIICDHHRPDDTLPTAVAILNPKRLDCPYPYKELSGCGIGFKFLQAFCQRNDLSLEERLYPFLDLVVVSIAADLVSITGENRVMAHFGLKQLNYNPRPGLKALTRIAGFEKELDITNIVFGIGPRINAAGRIAHAHAAVNLLLAHSEAEAEQYAKEINVNNRDRQGYDIHTTKEALAMIEEDETLRLSKSTVLFKSDWHKGVIGIVASRCVEKYYRPTIILTESHEIVSGSARSVPGFDVYEAIAECADLLEQFGGHTYAAGLTLKRENVEAFRERFETIVAQRITAEQLIPQIEIDLKLHLRDINFKFYNIIKQMEPFGPENMRPVFMSEPVYADNVRILKDVHLKMSVFQEGTSYIDAIGFGMSQLHLDKVTEGKPFRICYQIVENNYRGNQTLQLLIKDIKAF from the coding sequence ATGGAGAACCGCTGGATCATTAAGTCAACCCCTTCTGAAGAAACTATACAGTCTCTGACTACGGCTATCAATGTTAGCCGTGCATCCGCCCAATTATTGACTCAGCGTGGCATTAGTGAATTCGAGAAGGCTAAGTTGTTTTTCCGGCCTTCATTATCTCATCTGCATGACCCTTTTATCATGCAGGATATGGACAAAGCAGTTAAAAGACTGGAGCAGGCCATAGGTAATAATGAATCCATCATGGTGTATGGAGACTATGATGTGGATGGTACGACCTCTGTCGCGATAGTATATGGATTTCTCCAACAATTTCACTCCAATCTATCTTTTTACATTCCGGATCGTTATAATGAAGGCTATGGAGTTTCCCGGCAAGGTATTGATTATGCACATAAAACAGGTGTTTCACTGATTATCTGTCTGGATTGTGGAATTAAATCAGGAGAGTTGGTCAGTTATGCTCAAACATTGGGGATCGACTTTATTATCTGTGATCACCACCGCCCGGATGATACACTTCCAACAGCAGTGGCAATCCTCAATCCCAAACGTCTGGATTGCCCTTATCCTTACAAAGAATTATCGGGTTGTGGTATTGGGTTTAAGTTTTTACAAGCTTTTTGTCAACGAAATGACCTATCGCTGGAAGAACGACTTTATCCATTCCTGGATCTGGTGGTTGTCAGTATTGCAGCCGACCTGGTTTCGATAACAGGTGAAAACCGTGTAATGGCTCACTTTGGACTTAAACAACTTAACTACAATCCACGTCCGGGACTAAAAGCACTGACACGAATAGCAGGATTTGAAAAGGAGCTGGATATTACCAATATTGTCTTTGGAATAGGTCCCCGTATCAATGCAGCCGGACGTATCGCCCATGCCCATGCAGCTGTCAATCTGTTACTTGCACACTCTGAAGCAGAGGCAGAACAATATGCCAAAGAAATTAATGTTAATAATCGCGACAGACAAGGATACGATATACATACTACCAAGGAAGCCCTGGCGATGATTGAAGAGGATGAGACATTGCGGCTATCCAAAAGTACTGTATTGTTTAAAAGTGACTGGCATAAAGGAGTTATTGGCATTGTAGCCTCGCGTTGTGTTGAAAAATATTATCGTCCTACCATCATTCTTACAGAATCCCATGAGATTGTCTCAGGATCTGCCCGTTCTGTGCCAGGTTTTGATGTATATGAGGCCATTGCCGAATGTGCTGACTTGCTGGAACAATTTGGAGGACATACCTATGCAGCCGGTTTAACTCTGAAACGGGAGAATGTGGAAGCGTTTCGGGAACGTTTTGAAACAATTGTTGCTCAACGTATTACAGCCGAGCAATTAATACCACAGATTGAAATTGATTTAAAATTGCATCTGCGGGATATCAACTTCAAGTTTTATAATATCATTAAGCAAATGGAGCCATTTGGCCCTGAAAATATGCGTCCGGTATTTATGTCCGAACCTGTGTATGCAGATAATGTACGTATACTCAAAGACGTTCACTTGAAAATGAGTGTATTCCAGGAAGGCACTTCCTACATTGATGCCATTGGATTTGGCATGTCTCAGTTGCATCTGGACAAAGTCACCGAAGGTAAACCATTCCGTATCTGTTACCAGATTGTTGAAAACAACTACCGTGGCAATCAGACTCTGCAGCTTCTGATCAAAGATATTAAGGCTTTTTAG
- the lptB gene encoding LPS export ABC transporter ATP-binding protein codes for MLLRSENLLKKYGARIVANNVSVQVQQGEIIGLLGPNGAGKTTTFYMIVGLIKPNEGTIYLDDEDITHLPMYQRARRGLGYLAQEASVFRTLTVEENIMAVLEMTDLPKAARKEKTEEMLEEFSLTHVRKNLGRVLSGGERRRTEIARALAVDPKFVLLDEPFAGVDPIAVEEIQGIVAKLKTKNIGILITDHNVDETLSITDRAYLLFEGKILKSGTPEDLASDEQVRRVYLGKHFELKRKI; via the coding sequence ATGCTTCTTCGCTCTGAAAATTTACTAAAGAAATATGGAGCCCGTATTGTAGCCAACAATGTCTCAGTACAGGTACAACAAGGTGAAATCATTGGTCTTCTGGGTCCGAATGGTGCAGGAAAAACAACTACCTTTTATATGATTGTAGGGTTGATTAAACCCAATGAAGGCACTATCTACCTGGATGATGAGGATATTACTCATTTACCCATGTATCAGCGAGCTCGTAGGGGATTAGGATATCTGGCACAGGAGGCATCCGTATTCAGAACACTTACTGTCGAAGAAAATATTATGGCGGTACTGGAAATGACCGATTTACCCAAAGCTGCCCGTAAAGAGAAGACAGAGGAAATGCTGGAAGAATTTAGTCTTACCCATGTACGCAAAAACCTGGGACGGGTATTGTCCGGAGGAGAACGACGTCGTACGGAAATTGCCCGTGCACTGGCAGTAGATCCTAAGTTTGTACTGCTGGATGAACCTTTTGCAGGTGTTGACCCGATTGCCGTCGAAGAGATTCAGGGTATTGTGGCCAAACTCAAAACAAAGAACATAGGCATCCTTATCACAGACCACAACGTGGACGAGACCTTGTCTATTACAGACCGTGCCTATTTGCTATTTGAAGGTAAGATCCTTAAATCTGGTACTCCCGAAGACCTGGCATCTGATGAACAGGTAAGACGCGTTTATCTGGGTAAACACTTTGAATTAAAAAGAAAGATTTAA
- a CDS encoding nucleotide exchange factor GrpE, translating into MQNESNQGTNQHESETPVDLNEETTETQETQAAATDTPSADAQVAEIKDKYLRLLADFENFRRRTAKEKIEFQQTAEEGVILAIIPVLDDFERALKSIEKAQDINSVKEGVQLIYHKLYKTLEQRGLKPMEAIGKEFNGETHEAITQIPAPTEDLKGKVVDEVEKGYSLKEKIIRFAKVIVGN; encoded by the coding sequence ATGCAAAACGAATCAAATCAAGGTACAAACCAGCACGAATCTGAAACTCCTGTAGATCTGAACGAAGAAACAACAGAGACTCAGGAAACGCAAGCCGCAGCAACAGATACTCCATCGGCTGATGCACAGGTTGCCGAAATCAAAGATAAATATCTGCGTTTGCTGGCAGACTTTGAGAACTTCCGTCGTCGGACTGCCAAAGAAAAAATAGAATTTCAGCAAACTGCCGAAGAGGGTGTCATTTTGGCCATTATACCTGTTCTGGATGATTTTGAAAGAGCTTTGAAATCAATAGAAAAAGCACAGGATATCAATTCTGTGAAGGAAGGTGTACAACTTATCTACCATAAACTGTATAAAACACTTGAACAACGTGGTCTGAAGCCAATGGAAGCAATCGGGAAAGAGTTTAATGGGGAAACTCATGAAGCAATTACCCAAATTCCAGCTCCTACTGAAGATCTAAAGGGTAAAGTAGTGGATGAAGTAGAGAAAGGATATTCTCTGAAAGAGAAGATTATCCGCTTTGCCAAAGTAATTGTAGGTAACTAA